From a region of the uncultured Draconibacterium sp. genome:
- a CDS encoding NAD-dependent epimerase/dehydratase family protein, with translation MQKTILITGTAGFIASKVAEQLAQQNHRVIGIDNINDYYDVRLKYARLSDAGFDTYNNDIPFGKKIQSSLYPNYQFIRIDIDDKEALEQLFKEYQFNKVVNLAAQAGVRYSISNPYSYLQSNLVGFLNILECCRHYEVKDLIYASSSSVYGLNDKVPFEEMDQVDSPVSLYAATKKSNELMAHAYSKLYNIRTAGLRFFTVYGPYGRPDMAPMLFAKAISNDQPINIFNEGNLMRDFTYIDDIVEGTIKIIINNERFSPDKNDVFYHIFNIGCNQPVKLMDFISELELAISKTAKKNYLPMQQGDVYKTYAATKKLEQTVGYKPSVSLHDGINAFIEWYKSDKNPLK, from the coding sequence ATGCAAAAAACAATATTAATAACCGGAACAGCCGGATTTATAGCCTCAAAAGTTGCTGAACAATTAGCCCAACAAAACCACCGGGTAATTGGAATCGATAATATCAACGATTACTATGATGTGCGTTTAAAATATGCCCGTTTAAGCGATGCAGGTTTTGATACATATAATAACGATATTCCTTTTGGTAAAAAAATACAAAGTTCCCTTTATCCGAACTACCAATTTATTCGGATAGACATTGACGACAAAGAGGCTTTAGAACAACTCTTTAAAGAATACCAGTTCAATAAAGTTGTTAACCTGGCCGCTCAGGCAGGCGTACGCTATTCAATTAGCAATCCATACAGCTATTTGCAAAGTAATCTAGTTGGTTTCCTGAATATACTTGAATGTTGCAGGCATTATGAGGTAAAAGACTTGATTTATGCTTCATCAAGTTCTGTATATGGATTAAACGATAAAGTTCCATTTGAAGAAATGGATCAGGTAGATTCCCCCGTTAGCCTTTATGCTGCCACCAAAAAAAGCAACGAACTAATGGCGCATGCCTACAGTAAATTATATAACATTCGAACAGCGGGATTACGTTTTTTTACCGTTTACGGCCCTTATGGCCGCCCGGATATGGCTCCAATGCTCTTCGCCAAAGCCATAAGTAACGATCAACCCATTAATATTTTTAATGAAGGAAATCTGATGCGCGATTTTACCTACATCGACGATATTGTAGAAGGAACAATAAAAATTATAATTAATAATGAAAGGTTTTCACCAGATAAAAATGATGTCTTTTACCATATATTCAACATTGGATGTAATCAACCGGTAAAATTAATGGACTTTATTTCCGAACTGGAACTAGCCATAAGTAAAACAGCAAAGAAAAACTATCTTCCAATGCAACAAGGCGATGTTTATAAAACCTACGCCGCCACCAAAAAATTAGAACAAACAGTTGGTTATAAACCATCAGTAAGTTTGCATGATGGTATAAATGCGTTTATCGAATGGTATAAAAGCGATAAAAACCCATTAAAATAA
- a CDS encoding glycosyltransferase family 4 protein, with translation MKTIAILLNTSWYIYNFRKNLITELQKDGYKVVAIAPTDEYSSKLEELGCTFHHIDIDSKSKNPIYDLALLLRIRKILAKTKPDVLLNFTIKPNVYGSLAARTLGISCINNVAGMGTLFSDGFFSRTILKFLFKVSQCGVKTVFFQNPDDLKELTKTNIINDKKARLLPGSGVNLEEFPYTPIKNRDGLVFLLIARMIHPKGICELVDAAKILRQKGHHNFKIQLLGEMGVNNPMAISSSEMKDLVKNEFVEYLGKTDNVKVVIQDATFVVLPSYYREGTPKSLLEALAIGRPIITTDMPGCKETVINGVNGLLCKPKSAIDLSVKMETFLKLDSKQRLEMGRQSRKLAESKFDEQIIIGEYKKAILETLKQSR, from the coding sequence ATGAAAACGATAGCTATTCTACTAAATACCTCATGGTATATATATAATTTCAGAAAGAACCTTATAACAGAACTACAGAAAGATGGTTACAAAGTAGTTGCAATTGCACCTACCGATGAATACTCTTCGAAATTGGAAGAGCTGGGCTGTACCTTTCATCATATAGATATCGACTCCAAATCGAAAAATCCCATATACGATCTTGCATTATTACTTCGTATTCGGAAAATACTTGCAAAAACCAAACCCGATGTGCTTTTAAACTTCACTATTAAACCAAATGTTTATGGTTCGCTGGCTGCAAGGACTTTAGGTATTTCATGCATAAATAATGTGGCAGGTATGGGAACCTTGTTTTCCGATGGTTTTTTTTCGAGAACAATTTTAAAATTTCTTTTTAAAGTCTCGCAATGCGGGGTAAAAACCGTATTTTTTCAAAATCCTGATGATTTAAAAGAATTAACCAAAACAAATATCATAAATGATAAAAAAGCCCGCTTACTTCCCGGTTCTGGAGTTAATTTAGAAGAGTTTCCTTATACTCCAATTAAAAACAGAGATGGGCTTGTTTTTCTATTAATTGCAAGAATGATACATCCAAAAGGAATTTGTGAATTAGTTGATGCGGCAAAAATTCTACGTCAAAAGGGACATCACAATTTCAAGATTCAACTCCTTGGAGAAATGGGGGTTAATAACCCTATGGCTATTTCTTCTAGCGAAATGAAAGATTTAGTAAAGAATGAGTTTGTTGAATATCTGGGAAAAACGGACAATGTAAAAGTTGTTATACAGGATGCCACCTTTGTAGTTTTACCATCATATTATAGGGAAGGAACTCCAAAAAGTCTTTTGGAAGCACTAGCTATTGGACGACCTATAATTACAACAGACATGCCTGGATGTAAGGAAACAGTGATAAATGGAGTAAACGGTTTGCTTTGTAAACCAAAATCGGCAATAGACTTGTCCGTAAAAATGGAAACGTTCCTAAAATTGGATTCAAAGCAAAGATTAGAAATGGGAAGACAATCAAGGAAACTTGCAGAATCGAAATTTGATGAACAGATTATTATAGGTGAGTACAAAAAAGCAATTCTTGAAACATTAAAACAATCAAGATGA
- the gmd gene encoding GDP-mannose 4,6-dehydratase, with protein sequence MTQKVALITGITGQDGGYLAEYLLKKGYIVHGIKRRTSLFNTDRIDHLYQDPHVENRNLILHYGDLTDSMNLTKIIQEVQPDEIYNLAAMSHVKVSFDTPEYVANADGIGTLRILEAVRLLGLTEKSRIYQASTSELYGLVQEVPQSEKTPFYPRSPYAVAKMYAYWITVNYREAYNMHASNGILFNHESPQRGETFVTRKVTRAMSRIALGLQEKVYMGNLSSKRDWGHAKDYIKAMYLILQQDQPDDYVIATGITTTIRDFIKMAGAEVGLEIVFGGEGVHEKGVIATVDEKIFCEKVGEKYLSAIKEKIASKTEIVEVDPQYFRPTEVDLLIGDPTKSQTVLGWKPEYDLNGLVKDMMQSDIKLMQKDCYLKEGGYQTLNYFE encoded by the coding sequence ATGACACAAAAAGTAGCCCTGATAACAGGAATCACCGGACAGGACGGTGGTTATTTAGCGGAGTACCTCTTAAAAAAAGGATACATTGTTCACGGTATCAAACGCCGTACATCACTGTTTAACACCGACCGTATCGACCACCTTTATCAGGATCCACACGTTGAAAACCGTAACCTCATCCTGCATTACGGCGATCTTACCGACAGTATGAACCTTACCAAGATCATCCAGGAGGTTCAACCCGATGAGATCTATAACCTGGCGGCGATGAGCCACGTAAAGGTAAGCTTCGATACACCTGAATATGTAGCCAATGCCGATGGTATCGGCACATTACGTATTCTGGAAGCGGTTCGGTTATTGGGTCTTACGGAGAAATCACGCATTTATCAGGCATCTACATCCGAATTGTATGGTCTGGTACAGGAAGTGCCGCAAAGCGAAAAGACGCCGTTCTACCCGCGCTCGCCCTATGCCGTAGCCAAAATGTATGCGTACTGGATTACAGTAAACTACCGCGAGGCTTATAACATGCACGCCAGTAATGGTATTCTTTTTAATCATGAAAGTCCGCAACGCGGAGAGACCTTTGTTACCCGTAAGGTAACGCGTGCCATGAGCCGTATTGCCCTGGGTCTACAGGAAAAAGTATATATGGGCAACCTGTCGAGTAAACGCGACTGGGGACATGCCAAAGATTACATCAAAGCCATGTACCTTATCCTGCAACAAGATCAGCCGGATGATTACGTAATTGCTACTGGTATTACCACTACTATTCGCGATTTTATAAAAATGGCAGGAGCTGAAGTGGGGCTGGAGATTGTTTTTGGCGGTGAAGGAGTACATGAAAAAGGGGTGATCGCCACTGTGGATGAAAAGATCTTCTGCGAAAAAGTTGGAGAGAAATACTTATCAGCTATCAAGGAGAAAATAGCTTCGAAAACAGAAATCGTTGAAGTGGATCCGCAATACTTCCGCCCGACGGAAGTTGACCTGCTGATCGGTGATCCGACTAAATCACAAACCGTTCTGGGCTGGAAACCGGAATACGACCTGAATGGGCTGGTGAAAGACATGATGCAATCCGATATCAAACTCATGCAAAAAGACTGCTACCTGAAAGAAGGAGGCTATCAAACTTTGAATTATTTTGAGTAG
- the rfbC gene encoding dTDP-4-dehydrorhamnose 3,5-epimerase produces the protein MNIINTTIPEVLIFEPKVFGDSRGYFMESFRQELIEEHIGNVRFVQDNESFSQYGVLRGLHFQRPPHTQGKLVRVLQGEVLDVAVDIRIGSPTYGQHVAVKLNAENKRQLWIPRGFAHGFVVLSETALFSYKCDNYYAPEADGGVMWNDAAIGIDWLLPEKDFQLSDKDTKHPFLEEISDFECTAIKEENI, from the coding sequence ATGAATATCATAAATACCACCATACCAGAAGTACTCATTTTCGAACCCAAAGTTTTTGGTGATAGCAGAGGGTATTTTATGGAATCGTTTCGTCAGGAGCTGATTGAAGAACATATAGGAAATGTCCGGTTTGTACAGGATAATGAATCCTTTTCTCAATACGGGGTATTGCGTGGATTACATTTCCAGCGTCCGCCACATACCCAGGGGAAACTGGTTCGTGTGCTTCAGGGAGAAGTATTGGATGTTGCTGTCGATATCCGTATTGGCAGTCCTACTTACGGGCAACATGTTGCGGTAAAATTGAATGCAGAAAACAAAAGGCAGCTTTGGATTCCCCGTGGTTTTGCCCATGGTTTTGTAGTCCTTAGCGAAACGGCATTGTTTAGCTATAAATGTGATAACTATTATGCGCCGGAAGCCGATGGAGGTGTAATGTGGAATGATGCTGCTATTGGAATAGATTGGTTACTGCCTGAGAAAGATTTTCAACTTTCGGATAAGGATACAAAACACCCGTTTTTGGAAGAGATCAGCGATTTTGAATGTACAGCAATTAAGGAAGAAAACATTTAA
- a CDS encoding ATP-grasp fold amidoligase family protein has product MDYKKIIPSQTVRFFILKMFQYLPASTMLKLQYFIKFNRRLNLKDPQRFTEKLQHYKLNYRNENMRKCTDKYQVRYFIEDRGYKNYLNELYGVYNSADKIDFSKLPNQFVIKTTDGGGGENIIICRDKTNFDIEQSIEKLKKWQNKKLNNMTYEWAYDENINSKIIIEKYLEDPNNSDKSIDDYKFFCFNGRVDYLVVDVDRYSGHKRNFYDTDWNHIKIASDCPMANRDIKKPANFNEMIAFAKAISKGFPFVRVDLYNINGKILFGEMTFYPWSGYVQFSPDNFDFELGKYFHF; this is encoded by the coding sequence ATGGATTATAAAAAAATAATTCCCAGTCAAACTGTTAGATTCTTCATATTAAAGATGTTTCAATACCTGCCTGCCAGCACAATGCTTAAATTGCAATACTTTATAAAATTTAATCGACGTTTAAACCTCAAAGATCCTCAAAGATTTACCGAAAAACTTCAACATTACAAGTTGAATTATCGCAACGAAAACATGCGCAAATGTACCGACAAATATCAAGTTCGTTATTTTATTGAGGATAGAGGATATAAAAACTATTTAAATGAACTTTATGGTGTTTATAATTCGGCTGACAAAATTGATTTCTCAAAACTCCCTAACCAGTTTGTTATTAAAACTACTGATGGAGGAGGTGGAGAAAATATTATTATATGCAGAGATAAGACAAATTTTGATATTGAACAAAGTATCGAGAAATTAAAAAAATGGCAAAATAAGAAGTTAAATAATATGACCTATGAATGGGCGTATGATGAAAATATAAACTCGAAAATTATAATAGAAAAATACCTTGAGGATCCTAATAATTCAGATAAATCAATAGACGATTATAAGTTCTTTTGTTTTAATGGTAGAGTTGATTATTTAGTTGTTGATGTAGATAGATACTCCGGACATAAGAGAAATTTTTATGATACTGATTGGAATCATATAAAAATTGCAAGTGATTGTCCCATGGCAAACAGAGACATTAAGAAACCTGCCAATTTTAATGAGATGATAGCTTTTGCCAAAGCTATATCTAAAGGCTTTCCTTTTGTTCGCGTTGACTTATATAATATTAATGGGAAAATTTTATTTGGAGAGATGACATTTTATCCTTGGAGTGGGTATGTCCAATTTTCTCCGGATAATTTTGATTTTGAACTTGGCAAATACTTTCACTTTTAA
- a CDS encoding glycosyltransferase family 2 protein: MNNIKISIITITFNSEKTVEETINSVISQNYSNLEYILIDGGSTDRTLEIIHKYRDKISKIVSEKDDGISDAFNKGIKCATGDIIGIINSDDLLLPDALHHIAKNYTPEIDVYRGNTIIWNDRTGLKIREVPSMKFPVLHVFLNVSHQSTFISSKAYVKFGIYNENFRYIMDVDLLTRFYQHKAVFKYINADIALYRMGGVTNQSIRKKIPELKKYVLTNKGNYIQYILFIFSHAIIYYSKKAISIVNVDYARKMKLSLLNRTHSN; encoded by the coding sequence ATGAACAATATCAAAATATCAATTATCACAATAACCTTTAATAGTGAAAAAACTGTTGAAGAAACTATCAATAGTGTCATTTCACAAAATTATTCCAACCTGGAATATATACTTATAGACGGTGGTTCAACGGATAGAACACTGGAAATAATACATAAATACCGCGATAAAATATCAAAGATAGTTTCTGAAAAAGATGATGGAATTAGTGATGCTTTTAATAAAGGGATTAAATGTGCCACCGGCGATATTATTGGTATTATAAACTCCGATGATTTATTACTGCCTGATGCATTACATCATATTGCTAAAAACTACACTCCTGAAATTGATGTATATCGAGGTAATACTATCATCTGGAATGACCGAACAGGATTGAAAATTAGAGAAGTCCCTTCAATGAAATTTCCTGTTCTCCATGTGTTTCTTAATGTTTCACATCAAAGTACCTTCATATCTTCTAAAGCATATGTCAAATTTGGCATTTATAATGAAAATTTTAGGTATATAATGGATGTTGATCTGCTCACAAGATTTTATCAGCACAAAGCAGTCTTTAAATATATCAATGCAGACATCGCATTATATCGAATGGGAGGAGTAACCAATCAAAGTATAAGAAAAAAAATACCTGAGCTTAAAAAATATGTACTCACCAACAAAGGTAATTACATACAATATATTCTTTTTATTTTCTCACATGCAATTATCTACTACTCAAAGAAAGCTATTTCTATTGTCAATGTTGACTATGCACGAAAGATGAAATTATCTCTCCTAAATAGAACTCACAGTAATTAG
- the rfbB gene encoding dTDP-glucose 4,6-dehydratase: protein MKKILITGGAGFIGSHVVRLFVNNYPNYQIVNLDKLTYAGNLANLADVEDKPNYRFVKGDIVDAAFIRELFETEQFDGVIHLAAESHVDRSIANPTEFVFTNVIGTVNLLNAAKYIWKDNMADKRFYHISTDEVYGSLGKEGFFTEKTGYDPHSPYSASKASSDHFVRAYNDTFGLPTVISNCSNNYGSFQFPEKLIPLFINNIRNNKPLPVYGKGENVRDWLWVVDHARAIDIIFHQGKIGETYNIGGFNEWTNIDLIKVICKKMDEKLGREAGTSEKLITYVKDRAGHDLRYAINATKIKNELGWEPSLQFEEGIEKTIDWYLANVEWMENITSGEYEKYYEEQYQKR, encoded by the coding sequence ATGAAGAAAATCCTTATTACAGGCGGAGCCGGATTCATTGGCTCCCACGTAGTTCGTTTATTCGTAAACAACTACCCCAACTACCAAATCGTTAACCTTGACAAACTCACCTATGCCGGTAATTTGGCCAATCTGGCAGATGTAGAAGACAAACCCAATTATCGTTTTGTTAAAGGCGATATTGTGGATGCGGCTTTTATTCGGGAACTTTTTGAAACCGAACAGTTCGATGGTGTAATCCATCTGGCGGCTGAATCGCATGTTGACCGTTCCATTGCCAATCCAACCGAGTTTGTATTTACCAACGTAATTGGAACTGTAAACCTGTTAAATGCAGCCAAATATATCTGGAAGGACAATATGGCGGACAAACGTTTTTACCATATTTCCACCGATGAAGTATATGGCTCGTTAGGAAAAGAAGGCTTTTTCACTGAAAAGACCGGCTATGATCCGCATAGTCCCTACTCAGCATCAAAAGCCAGTTCTGACCATTTTGTCCGGGCCTACAACGATACATTTGGTTTACCAACGGTAATTTCCAACTGTTCGAATAACTATGGTTCCTTTCAGTTCCCCGAAAAGCTGATTCCACTTTTTATCAATAATATTCGAAATAACAAGCCGCTACCCGTATACGGTAAAGGCGAAAACGTGCGTGACTGGCTGTGGGTAGTCGACCATGCCCGTGCTATTGATATAATCTTTCATCAAGGAAAAATTGGCGAGACTTATAATATCGGAGGTTTTAACGAGTGGACCAACATCGACCTGATCAAAGTGATCTGCAAAAAAATGGATGAAAAGCTGGGCCGCGAAGCAGGCACATCCGAAAAACTGATCACCTATGTAAAAGACCGCGCCGGCCACGACCTGCGTTACGCCATCAATGCCACCAAAATTAAAAACGAACTCGGCTGGGAACCATCCCTCCAATTCGAAGAAGGCATTGAGAAAACTATTGACTGGTATCTCGCTAATGTGGAATGGATGGAAAATATTACTTCTGGCGAATACGAAAAGTACTATGAGGAGCAGTATCAGAAACGCTAA
- a CDS encoding glycosyltransferase, which produces MNHPEKEYSFTVMIRCYTYNHEKYIKDALEGFVMQKTNFPFIAIIVDDASTDDTAKIIREYELKYPNIIKPYYLKENHYSQRKPKFPYFQSIQKKSKYIALCEGDDYWTDPLKLQKQVDFMEKNPEYSMCFHNAIIYETSSVKRNVFLFNNFISDRDLTIDDVVNKWVVPTASIMCRKEHLEFPDWMVRIYSGDYALLLSLFLKGKIKYIDIISSVYRKNLNGNSVSTNVNSNFVRNQHLLLLESYNEGTNKKYNSVISKRITHLKKEIALREAIWQHRYYKLIFLLPQLWNNRKKIFK; this is translated from the coding sequence ATGAACCATCCAGAAAAAGAATATTCATTCACTGTAATGATTAGGTGTTATACCTACAATCATGAGAAATATATCAAAGATGCACTTGAAGGATTTGTTATGCAAAAAACAAATTTTCCTTTCATTGCAATCATAGTAGATGATGCCAGTACTGATGACACAGCAAAAATTATCCGAGAATACGAACTTAAATACCCAAATATAATAAAACCGTATTATCTTAAAGAAAATCATTATTCTCAAAGAAAGCCTAAGTTCCCCTACTTCCAAAGTATTCAAAAGAAATCAAAATACATAGCATTATGCGAGGGCGACGATTATTGGACTGACCCCTTAAAATTGCAGAAACAGGTTGATTTTATGGAGAAAAATCCGGAGTATTCGATGTGTTTTCATAATGCTATTATTTATGAAACATCTTCTGTCAAAAGAAATGTCTTTCTATTTAATAATTTCATATCAGATCGCGATTTAACAATTGATGATGTTGTTAATAAATGGGTAGTTCCTACAGCGAGTATAATGTGCAGGAAAGAACATTTGGAATTCCCCGATTGGATGGTTCGAATATATAGTGGTGATTATGCACTACTGCTAAGCTTATTTTTGAAAGGAAAAATAAAATATATCGATATTATTTCTTCTGTATATAGAAAGAATTTAAATGGGAACTCAGTAAGTACAAACGTAAATAGCAATTTTGTTCGTAACCAACACTTACTTCTGTTAGAAAGTTATAATGAAGGCACAAATAAAAAATACAATAGTGTTATTAGTAAACGTATTACACATTTGAAAAAAGAAATTGCTTTGCGCGAAGCAATTTGGCAACATAGATATTATAAGCTAATATTTTTATTACCCCAATTATGGAATAACCGTAAAAAGATATTTAAATAG
- the rfbA gene encoding glucose-1-phosphate thymidylyltransferase RfbA, with protein MKGIILAGGSGSRLHPITLGTSKQLLPVYDKPMIYYPLSVLMLAGIKDILIITTPDDQSNFIKLLGDGSQWGINLQYTIQPSPDGLAQAFILGKEFIGDDDVCLVLGDNIFYGHGFSKLLQHAVGGVKEEGKASVFGYHVHDPERYGVCTFDDNGNVTTIEEKPEQPKSNFAVVGLYFYPNSVIKVAENIKPSARGELEITTVNQEYLDKKELKVELMDRGYAWLDTGTHESLMEASSFIETIEKRTGLKVACLEEIAYQRGWITKEQLEAQGENLSKNQYGQYLLSLVKN; from the coding sequence ATGAAAGGAATAATACTAGCCGGAGGTTCCGGTTCAAGACTACACCCAATAACACTGGGGACGTCAAAGCAGCTTTTACCGGTTTACGATAAACCAATGATCTATTACCCACTGTCGGTATTGATGCTGGCAGGGATTAAAGATATTCTGATCATCACCACCCCCGATGACCAAAGCAACTTTATAAAACTACTGGGCGATGGCAGCCAGTGGGGTATAAACTTACAATATACCATACAGCCCTCTCCCGACGGACTGGCTCAGGCTTTTATCCTAGGGAAAGAATTTATTGGCGATGATGATGTATGCCTGGTATTGGGCGATAATATTTTTTACGGCCATGGATTTAGTAAACTCCTGCAACATGCAGTAGGAGGCGTTAAGGAGGAAGGAAAAGCATCGGTATTCGGTTACCATGTGCATGACCCGGAACGCTATGGTGTTTGTACTTTTGATGATAACGGGAATGTAACCACCATCGAAGAAAAACCGGAACAGCCAAAGTCAAATTTTGCTGTGGTTGGCTTATACTTCTACCCCAACTCGGTAATAAAAGTCGCAGAGAATATTAAACCATCGGCGCGAGGTGAACTGGAGATCACCACCGTAAACCAGGAATACCTCGACAAAAAAGAATTAAAAGTAGAACTCATGGACCGTGGTTATGCCTGGCTCGATACCGGCACCCACGAATCGCTGATGGAAGCCAGCTCTTTTATTGAAACCATTGAAAAACGTACCGGACTAAAAGTAGCCTGTTTGGAAGAAATTGCCTACCAACGTGGCTGGATCACAAAAGAACAGCTAGAAGCTCAAGGTGAAAATCTATCTAAAAACCAGTATGGGCAGTATTTGTTGAGTCTGGTGAAAAATTAA
- a CDS encoding EpsG family protein — MIYFILLISLTILSGLLYESRLISKRAACTIISVFAIILFGIRTENVGNVDVPRYVDSYELLKSIDISQVSHYFVKDPGFYYCSKVFSMLFPSPNLWFAAIGALFILSTSSVIFKFSNNLILSYLLFFTFFFTLNFSLLRHCCAFTFVINGYIALREDKKKKSILMLFLAMLFHLSAIIAFIMIPLKKIKFGLWNILMIVAASMITIIVPDLLTRILAVLNLERLVFYVKNDVMTLTMTALVINSILFAVVLLLILLRSKVTKNKYSFELNMFSVGIAIYALVGILAEFYRAAMFFSFVLIILLPNVINEYKKSINKVFIYTGGFILCIMLLAYFFFIVLKNHELLPFEVINIV; from the coding sequence ATGATCTATTTTATACTATTAATATCTTTGACAATACTTTCCGGATTACTGTATGAAAGCCGTTTGATATCCAAAAGAGCCGCTTGCACAATAATTTCGGTATTTGCAATTATTCTTTTTGGAATCAGAACTGAAAATGTTGGTAATGTTGACGTTCCCAGGTATGTTGATTCTTACGAATTACTTAAGTCCATAGATATATCTCAAGTAAGTCATTATTTCGTTAAAGACCCAGGCTTTTATTATTGTTCAAAAGTATTCTCAATGTTGTTTCCAAGCCCCAATTTATGGTTTGCGGCAATTGGAGCTTTGTTCATTTTGAGTACTTCCTCAGTAATTTTTAAATTCTCTAATAATCTGATCTTATCATACCTCCTGTTTTTCACTTTCTTTTTTACACTAAATTTTTCGTTGTTAAGACATTGCTGTGCTTTTACATTTGTTATAAATGGCTATATAGCACTCAGGGAGGATAAGAAAAAGAAAAGTATATTAATGCTGTTTCTTGCAATGCTCTTTCACTTATCGGCAATCATTGCTTTTATTATGATTCCATTGAAGAAAATCAAATTTGGATTATGGAATATTCTGATGATTGTAGCCGCTTCAATGATCACGATAATAGTACCTGATCTTTTAACGAGGATTCTTGCAGTGCTAAACTTAGAAAGACTAGTTTTTTATGTAAAAAATGATGTAATGACACTGACCATGACTGCATTAGTTATTAATTCAATTCTTTTTGCAGTTGTTTTGCTTTTAATTTTATTGAGATCTAAAGTGACTAAAAATAAGTATTCTTTTGAATTAAACATGTTTAGTGTTGGCATTGCGATTTATGCTTTAGTTGGGATTTTAGCTGAATTTTATAGAGCAGCCATGTTCTTTTCATTCGTTCTAATTATTTTATTACCTAATGTCATAAATGAGTATAAGAAGTCGATAAATAAGGTATTTATCTATACAGGAGGATTTATTCTATGTATAATGCTTTTGGCTTATTTTTTCTTTATTGTATTAAAAAATCACGAACTACTTCCCTTTGAGGTTATTAACATAGTATAG
- a CDS encoding four helix bundle protein has protein sequence MQKITNHKDLKVYQLAFETALQIQEITKSFPPEEKYSLTDQIRRSSRSVCANLAEMWRRRRYPKN, from the coding sequence ATGCAAAAAATAACTAACCACAAAGACCTAAAAGTTTATCAGCTTGCCTTTGAGACTGCTTTGCAAATTCAGGAAATAACAAAGTCATTTCCCCCTGAAGAAAAGTACTCCTTAACAGATCAAATACGAAGAAGTTCGAGATCGGTATGTGCGAACCTGGCTGAAATGTGGCGTAGAAGGAGGTATCCCAAAAATTAA